The DNA region CGGAAATCGAGCCCGTAGGCCAGACTGCCCGCGACGAGCGCGATCAGCACGAGCAGCCCCCACTCACGGCGGGTGAGCCGCGCCAGGTCCTGCCGGCGGGCGGCGCTCACCAGAAACGGCAGCACCACGACGAGCGCGACCACGCCGTTCTTCAACGCCGTGTACAGCGTGGAGTCCGCGAACATCTTGACGCCGAGGCTGTTCAGGTAGACGGCGAACCCGCTGATGACGGCGTTGAGGGCGGCGAGCTGATAGCCGAGCCGTGGGTCGCGGGCGCGCGCCCCCGCGCGGGCGCGGGTCGCCGCGGGTGCCCGTCCCTCCCGCGGTTCCGCCGGGGTCGATGCGCCGGTCCCGCCCGCCGGGCGAGGACGCGTGATCTCGAGCGTCACGCCCGCGCCATTACCGCGCGCTTCGCGGTCAGCGCGGCCTCCAGGCGGGCGAGCCAGGCCGGCAGGCCTTCGCCCGATTTCGCCGAGACCCGAAACACCTCGAGCCCCGGGCGCACGGCGTCGACATGCCGGCGGGCCAGCGCCTCGTCGTACCCGGCGGCCTCGGCCAAGTCCGTCTTGGTGATGACGGCCAGGTCGGCGACGTTGAAGATCGTCGGATATTTCAGGGGCTTGTCTTCCCCCTCGGTGACGGAGAGCAGCACGGCCCGCAGGTCCTCGCCGAGGTCGTAGGCCGCGGGGCAGACGAGGTTGCCGACGTTCTCGATGAACAGGAAGTCGAACTCGGCCAGGTCCCAGCCCTCGAGCGCCCGGCCGACCATCTCCGCGTCGAGATGGCAGACCGTGCCGGTCGTGATCTGCCGCACCGGCGCACCGCTCTCCCTGAGGCGCACCGCGTCGTTGTCGGTGGCGAGGTCGCCGACGAGCGCGGCGACGCGGTAACG from bacterium includes:
- the hypB gene encoding hydrogenase nickel incorporation protein HypB gives rise to the protein MSPRIVEVRRNVLAKNDALAGRLRQAFAGAGVCAVGLVSSPGAGKTVLLGETLRRLRTRYRVAALVGDLATDNDAVRLRESGAPVRQITTGTVCHLDAEMVGRALEGWDLAEFDFLFIENVGNLVCPAAYDLGEDLRAVLLSVTEGEDKPLKYPTIFNVADLAVITKTDLAEAAGYDEALARRHVDAVRPGLEVFRVSAKSGEGLPAWLARLEAALTAKRAVMARA